Proteins found in one Candidatus Tectomicrobia bacterium genomic segment:
- a CDS encoding M28 family peptidase, giving the protein MIPDPRSADDPMARRLAGIREEDLRRWVDAFSGLRHAQREPEALAARADLLQQELERMGLRPAREPVPFGGRAYHNILAEIPGRERSLPPLLIGAHYDAAWGTPGADDNASGVAVLLGAARALAEFPPRRPVRLAGFTLEEPQDAGDRACRHGSRHHARMLRRQRQKLAGVFILEMVGYTDPRPGSQRLPIKLPVAPEAGTFLGAVGTRRSRHLLAGLREAAGRHVPGLQVIGHAVALWGFLLPMSRMSDHAPFWDRGFPAVMLTDTAFLRNPHYHTPTDTPETLDYGFLTLVTRALAAAAAEA; this is encoded by the coding sequence TTGATCCCGGACCCGCGTTCCGCCGACGACCCGATGGCCCGCCGCCTGGCCGGGATCCGCGAGGAGGATCTGCGCCGCTGGGTGGACGCCTTCTCCGGCCTCAGGCACGCCCAGCGCGAGCCCGAGGCCCTGGCCGCCCGGGCGGACCTCCTCCAGCAAGAGCTCGAGCGCATGGGGCTGCGGCCCGCGCGCGAGCCCGTCCCGTTCGGGGGGCGCGCCTACCACAACATCCTGGCGGAGATCCCGGGGCGGGAGAGGAGCCTCCCGCCCCTCCTCATCGGCGCCCATTACGACGCCGCCTGGGGCACCCCCGGCGCGGACGACAACGCGAGCGGGGTGGCCGTCCTGCTCGGGGCGGCGCGGGCGCTGGCGGAATTTCCCCCCCGGCGCCCGGTGCGGCTCGCGGGCTTCACCCTGGAGGAGCCGCAGGACGCGGGCGACCGCGCCTGCCGCCACGGGAGCCGCCATCATGCCCGGATGCTCCGCCGGCAGAGGCAGAAGCTCGCGGGGGTCTTCATCCTGGAGATGGTGGGCTACACCGATCCCCGGCCCGGCAGCCAGCGCCTTCCGATCAAGCTTCCGGTCGCGCCCGAGGCGGGCACCTTCCTCGGCGCGGTGGGCACCCGGCGCTCCCGCCACCTGCTCGCGGGCCTCCGGGAGGCGGCCGGGCGCCACGTGCCGGGGCTCCAGGTGATCGGCCACGCGGTGGCGCTGTGGGGCTTCCTCCTCCCGATGAGCCGGATGAGCGACCACGCCCCCTTCTGGGACCGGGGCTTCCCCGCCGTCATGCTCACCGACACGGCCTTCCTCCGGAACCCGCACTACCACACGCCCACGGACACGCCGGAGACGCTCGACTACGGCTTCCTCACCCTCGTGACCCGGGCCCTCGCCGCCGCCGCGGCCGAGGCGTGA
- a CDS encoding nucleotidyltransferase domain-containing protein: MVDRIVRRFRPERVILFGSHARGDGGPDSDVDLLVVMPVSGSKREKAVEIGVALHDIRVPKDIIVTTPDDFAWRKEVVGTIARPAAREGKVLYERS, from the coding sequence ATGGTGGACCGCATCGTCCGGCGGTTCCGGCCGGAGCGGGTCATCCTCTTCGGCTCCCACGCCCGGGGGGATGGCGGGCCCGACAGCGACGTGGACCTGCTCGTGGTGATGCCGGTTTCGGGCTCGAAGCGGGAGAAGGCGGTCGAGATCGGCGTGGCGCTCCACGACATCCGCGTGCCGAAGGACATCATCGTGACAACTCCCGATGACTTTGCATGGCGCAAGGAAGTCGTCGGCACCATCGCGCGGCCCGCGGCACGAGAAGGCAAGGTGCTGTATGAGCGCTCTTGA
- a CDS encoding HEPN domain-containing protein, producing MSALERSLRIVYGWIEKAENDLKNAMLALKAGEECPADTVAFHAQQCVEKYLKAYFAFKSIEFPRTHDIEELAALLEPGSRIGLSIKEQRRFTAYATVTRYPGEYEPVSLAEARRARKEIRRLLPKEARRGR from the coding sequence ATGAGCGCTCTTGAGCGCTCGCTCAGAATTGTTTACGGCTGGATTGAGAAGGCGGAGAACGACCTGAAGAACGCCATGCTGGCTCTGAAAGCCGGCGAGGAATGTCCCGCCGACACCGTGGCATTCCATGCCCAGCAATGCGTTGAAAAATATCTAAAGGCATATTTCGCCTTCAAGAGCATCGAATTTCCTAGAACCCACGACATTGAGGAACTGGCAGCGTTGTTGGAGCCGGGCAGCCGCATTGGGCTTTCCATCAAAGAGCAGCGGCGTTTTACCGCCTACGCCACCGTCACACGGTATCCAGGGGAATATGAGCCGGTATCTCTCGCCGAGGCCCGCCGGGCGAGGAAGGAGATCCGGAGGCTTCTGCCCAAAGAGGCGCGGCGAGGCAGATGA
- a CDS encoding superoxide dismutase, translating into MAFELPKLDYDYKALEPHIDAQTMEIHHSKHHNTYTTNLNNLVKGTDLEKKSIEDILANINSVPADKRGGVNFNGGGYDNHNIFWKIMKPGGGGEPTGAVADAIKKAFGDFAKLKDEFTKAAVGVQGSGWGWVVTKKGSGTVEIKTMPNQTSPRTEGYIPLMGVDVWEHAYYLKYQNRRPDYVAAWWNTINWAEVNSRLQAAK; encoded by the coding sequence ATGGCCTTCGAACTTCCGAAGCTGGACTACGACTACAAAGCTCTCGAGCCCCACATCGACGCGCAGACGATGGAGATCCACCACTCCAAGCACCACAACACGTACACGACCAACCTGAACAACCTCGTCAAGGGCACCGACCTGGAGAAGAAGTCCATCGAGGACATCCTCGCCAACATCAACTCGGTGCCCGCCGACAAGCGCGGCGGCGTCAACTTCAACGGCGGGGGCTACGACAACCACAACATCTTCTGGAAGATCATGAAGCCGGGCGGGGGCGGCGAGCCCACCGGGGCGGTGGCCGACGCCATCAAGAAGGCCTTCGGCGACTTCGCCAAGCTCAAGGACGAGTTCACCAAGGCCGCCGTGGGCGTCCAGGGCAGCGGCTGGGGCTGGGTCGTCACCAAGAAGGGCTCGGGCACGGTCGAGATCAAGACCATGCCCAACCAGACCAGCCCGCGCACCGAGGGCTACATCCCGCTCATGGGCGTGGACGTCTGGGAGCACGCCTACTACCTCAAGTACCAGAACCGCCGGCCCGACTACGTCGCCGCGTGGTGGAACACCATCAACTGGGCCGAGGTGAACAGCCGCCTCCAGGCCGCGAAGTAG
- a CDS encoding peroxiredoxin: MALKVGDTAPDFELPQAQGKGPAIKLSDYKGKKNVLLCFYPFDFSSVCSEQLPAYQAQKDKFAKADTEVIGVSADSPFAHAAWAEKHGIEFPLLSDFFSNKKTIQSYGLLHERGMSNRAVVLIDKQGKIVHMEVTPSPPEKPDDNKLFAALEKLK, encoded by the coding sequence ATGGCTCTCAAGGTGGGGGACACCGCCCCCGACTTCGAGCTTCCCCAGGCCCAGGGCAAGGGGCCCGCGATCAAGCTCAGCGACTACAAGGGCAAGAAGAACGTGCTGCTCTGCTTCTACCCGTTCGACTTCTCCTCCGTGTGCAGCGAGCAGCTCCCGGCCTACCAGGCCCAGAAGGACAAGTTCGCCAAGGCCGACACCGAGGTCATCGGCGTCAGCGCCGACAGCCCCTTCGCCCACGCCGCGTGGGCCGAGAAGCACGGCATCGAGTTCCCCCTGCTGAGCGACTTCTTCAGCAACAAGAAGACCATCCAGTCCTACGGCCTGCTCCACGAGCGGGGCATGAGCAACCGCGCCGTCGTGCTCATCGACAAGCAGGGCAAGATCGTCCACATGGAGGTCACGCCCTCGCCCCCCGAGAAGCCCGACGACAACAAGCTCTTCGCCGCGCTGGAGAAGCTGAAGTAG
- a CDS encoding methylenetetrahydrofolate reductase, which yields MSLVTESIASPGFTVSIELFPPKGEKAAERALREAEEIHAGMEVAFTSVTYGAGGTTREGTLELVLDLARRHPGRVVAHLTCIGANEGEMGSLLATYLKHGMRDILALRGDLPDGMAPEQAAAGGFRHAIDLVQYLRKLGGFASVGVACFPEGHPETPDLARHLAHFAAKAEAGGDYAVSQFFFENHLWERFMEECARRRIAIPLAPGIMPVRDLEQLLRFAVRCGATVPKFVVDALAPYKDDPEGFKDRSADLAAAQIEGLQRLGVRHAHLYSLNKSDIVIKMADRLGWRKAAR from the coding sequence GTGTCCCTCGTCACCGAGAGCATCGCCTCGCCCGGCTTCACCGTCTCGATCGAGCTCTTCCCGCCCAAGGGGGAGAAGGCGGCCGAGCGCGCCCTGCGCGAGGCGGAGGAGATCCACGCCGGGATGGAGGTGGCCTTCACCTCCGTCACCTACGGGGCCGGGGGCACCACCCGGGAGGGCACCCTGGAGCTCGTCCTGGACCTCGCCCGGCGCCACCCGGGCCGGGTGGTGGCCCACCTGACCTGCATCGGCGCGAACGAGGGGGAGATGGGCTCCCTCCTCGCCACCTATCTCAAGCACGGGATGCGCGACATCCTCGCCCTGCGTGGGGACCTGCCCGACGGCATGGCGCCCGAGCAGGCCGCGGCGGGGGGCTTCCGCCACGCCATCGACCTGGTGCAGTATCTCCGAAAGCTCGGCGGCTTCGCCTCGGTGGGGGTGGCCTGCTTCCCCGAGGGCCACCCCGAAACCCCGGACCTCGCCCGCCACCTCGCCCACTTCGCGGCCAAGGCGGAGGCCGGAGGGGACTACGCCGTCTCCCAGTTCTTCTTCGAGAACCACCTCTGGGAGCGCTTCATGGAGGAGTGCGCCAGGCGGCGCATCGCCATCCCCCTCGCCCCCGGCATCATGCCCGTTCGCGACCTGGAGCAGCTCCTGCGCTTCGCCGTCCGCTGCGGCGCCACCGTCCCCAAGTTCGTCGTGGACGCCCTCGCCCCCTACAAGGACGATCCCGAGGGCTTCAAGGACCGCTCCGCCGACCTGGCCGCGGCCCAGATCGAGGGCCTCCAGCGGCTCGGCGTGCGCCACGCCCACCTCTACTCCCTCAACAAGAGCGACATCGTCATCAAGATGGCGGACCGGCTCGGGTGGCGGAAGGCGGCGCGTTAG
- a CDS encoding rhodanese-like domain-containing protein produces MDEQLRHYAEKLAYEIDSWDLREALEAGGNVVVVDARSPEAHARERIPGAISIPHRRMAPETVAGIDRHALVVTYCDGIGCNASTKGALNMLKLGFRVKELIGGLDWWRRDGHPTEGGMLAAAPAGERCGCE; encoded by the coding sequence ATGGACGAGCAGCTCAGGCATTACGCGGAGAAGCTGGCCTACGAGATCGACTCGTGGGACCTCCGGGAGGCCCTCGAGGCGGGCGGGAACGTCGTGGTCGTGGACGCCCGCTCCCCCGAGGCCCACGCGCGCGAGCGCATCCCCGGCGCGATCAGCATCCCCCACCGCCGGATGGCGCCCGAGACCGTGGCCGGCATCGACCGCCACGCCCTCGTCGTCACCTACTGCGACGGGATCGGCTGCAACGCCTCGACCAAGGGGGCGCTCAACATGCTCAAGCTGGGCTTCCGGGTGAAGGAGCTCATCGGCGGTCTCGACTGGTGGAGGCGCGACGGCCACCCGACCGAGGGCGGGATGCTCGCCGCCGCCCCGGCCGGGGAGAGGTGCGGCTGCGAGTAG
- a CDS encoding glutamate synthase subunit beta, producing the protein MGKPTGFVEFQRELPKRRPSELRVLDWREVYLPFEEERLKTQGARCMDCGIPFCHDGCPLGNLIPDWNDLVYRNRWRDAIDRLHATNNFPEFTGRLCPAPCEGACVLGIHSDPVTIKQIEVSIVDRAFEEGWVRPVLPRARTGKKIAVVGSGPSGLACAQQLCRAGHEVTVYERADRIGGLLRYGIPEFKMEKRVLDRRLRLMEEEGVVFRPNSHIGVNVPAGKLRREHDALVLAGGATFPRDLPIPGRELQGIHFAMEYLPLSNRLCEGDKLPPEKIITAKGKHVVIIGGGDTGADCLGTAHRQGAASVLQLELLPRPPDSRAPSNPWPLYPQIFRTSSAHEEGGERLYSVSTKCFEGEGGRVKRLRLVTVEMKQENGRLSFPEVPGTEKEYPAELVLLAMGFLGPERKGMLEELGVELTERGNVKRGADWMTNVPGVFTCGDMQRGQSLIVWAIAEGRSCAQAVDRHLMGETLLPAPLK; encoded by the coding sequence ATGGGTAAGCCGACCGGTTTCGTCGAGTTCCAGCGGGAGCTGCCGAAGCGGCGGCCCTCCGAGCTCCGGGTGCTCGACTGGAGGGAGGTCTACCTCCCCTTCGAGGAGGAGAGGCTCAAGACGCAGGGCGCCCGGTGCATGGACTGCGGCATCCCCTTCTGCCACGACGGCTGTCCGCTCGGGAACCTCATCCCGGACTGGAACGACCTCGTCTACCGCAACCGCTGGCGCGACGCGATCGACCGCCTGCACGCCACCAACAACTTCCCGGAATTCACCGGGCGCCTCTGCCCGGCGCCCTGCGAGGGGGCCTGCGTCCTCGGCATCCACAGCGACCCGGTGACCATCAAGCAGATTGAGGTTTCGATCGTCGACCGCGCCTTCGAGGAGGGCTGGGTGAGGCCCGTCCTCCCGCGGGCGCGCACCGGAAAGAAGATCGCCGTCGTGGGCTCCGGCCCCTCGGGCCTGGCCTGCGCCCAGCAGCTCTGCCGCGCCGGCCACGAGGTCACCGTCTACGAGCGCGCGGACCGCATCGGGGGGCTCCTCCGCTACGGCATCCCCGAGTTCAAGATGGAGAAGCGGGTCCTCGACCGCCGGCTCAGGCTCATGGAGGAGGAGGGCGTCGTCTTCCGCCCGAACTCCCACATCGGGGTGAACGTGCCGGCCGGGAAGCTCCGCCGGGAGCACGACGCCCTGGTCCTCGCCGGGGGGGCCACCTTTCCGCGCGACCTCCCCATCCCGGGGCGCGAGCTCCAGGGCATCCACTTCGCGATGGAGTACCTCCCCCTCTCGAACCGCCTCTGCGAGGGAGACAAGCTCCCGCCGGAGAAGATCATCACCGCCAAGGGCAAGCACGTCGTCATCATCGGCGGGGGCGACACCGGGGCCGACTGCCTGGGCACGGCGCACCGCCAGGGGGCGGCCTCCGTCCTCCAGCTCGAATTGCTGCCCCGCCCGCCGGACTCGCGGGCGCCCTCGAACCCCTGGCCGCTCTACCCCCAGATATTCCGCACCTCGTCGGCCCACGAGGAAGGCGGCGAGCGGCTCTACTCCGTCTCGACCAAATGCTTCGAGGGCGAGGGCGGGCGGGTCAAGAGGCTCCGCCTCGTCACGGTGGAGATGAAACAGGAGAACGGGCGCCTGTCGTTCCCCGAGGTGCCCGGCACCGAAAAGGAGTACCCGGCCGAGCTGGTGCTGCTCGCCATGGGCTTCCTCGGCCCGGAGCGCAAGGGGATGCTCGAGGAGCTGGGCGTGGAGCTGACCGAGCGGGGGAACGTCAAGCGCGGCGCGGACTGGATGACGAACGTGCCCGGCGTCTTCACCTGCGGCGACATGCAGCGCGGGCAGTCCCTCATCGTCTGGGCCATCGCCGAGGGCCGCTCCTGCGCCCAGGCGGTGGACCGCCACCTGATGGGGGAGACCCTGCTCCCCGCGCCGCTCAAGTAG